The DNA window gaaatcACCCAGAAAAAACCTGAAAAAAAAGAACAGGTCCGACCGAAGCCTCCATTGCCTAAAATTCAACCTCCATTTCTAGAACGATTCAACCAGTGTCGAAGAGGTAAAGAGGACAAGGAAATTCTCGAAACATTTAGGAATGTCGAGATCAACATTCCGCTATTGGACACCATCAAGCAAATACCTCGGTATGCTAAATTTCTTAAAGAGTTTTGCACCAACAAGAAAAAAATTGACAGGTAATGAAAATGTGaatgttggtgagaatgtatccgCAGTGTTACAGCGGAAAATGCCAGCAAAATGCAaggataggggcatgtttgcaataccatgcaaaataggccatctGGGAATTAAAAAAGCTATATGTGATCTAGGGGCTTCTATAAATGTAATGCcatattctatttatgaatcacttaatgcgagttttttttacaaaaacatGTGTTATCATTCAATTGGTGGACAGGTCTATTGTGCATCCAGAAAGAGTCATTGAGGATGTTCTGGTAAAAGTTAACGAGCTTATTTTCTctgcagatttttatgtgatcaaAATGGAGGAGGATAGCACTCCTGGATCTTCAGATCTCCTACTGGGTCGACCGTTCCTTAGTACGGCTAATACTAAAATAGAAGTTTGAAGTGGAACTCTCACGATGGAGTTTGATGGAGAGATCGTAAAGTTGAATGTCTACAACGTCATTAGCCATCCAAGCAAAATCTTGAGCGTAAATCGCATTGACATAATTGACTCTTTAGTGGAAGAgaattttgagtcaatttatggagataattatgaacttaataaatttgaatttgttaatgagttattACCTCCAAACACTAAACTGTTACCTTCTGTTATACAGGCGCCAGAGTTGGAGTTAGAACCCGCAGGAAAGGCAAGGAAATTAGACATCCAAGAGTTAGAAGAAATTCGCAATGATGCCTACGAGAATGCTCACATTTATAAAGACAAGAAAAAGTTGTTTCACGATAAGAGAATAGCTCAGAAGCTTTTTTCGGTAGGACAAAAAAGTTTTACTTTATAACTCCGTGTTAAAGTTATTTCCAGGTAAACTTCAATCACGATGGCAATGACCTTTTATTGTTATTGCAGTCTTCACATATGGAGCGATTGAAATAGAGAGTGAATAATCTAGAAAGCAGTTTGTAGTCAATGGCTAGCGGTTGAAGCcgttttatgagaattttcaagccCGCACGATTAAGAAAATTCATTTGGAACCACCATAGAACCAATAACggcgtcgagctaacgacgttaaccaagcgcttgttgggaggcaacccaatttttatttttttctttactttatttattactttattttattttattatttatttggatattaataaatttctcttcttttgctTAGATAAAACAGAGCGAAAATGTGAAGAAAACCGTTGAGCAACGCTTAGAACACATTGAGGCCCGTCTTGAATCCTTTGCCCAGCAACTGACCAAGCTCATTGCCATCATATGCGATCGACAGTAACAACACAGagagtttttctaaacttttctacctatttatttcttttcatccATATTGAGGACAATGTGCTTTCAATAGGGGTAGATACTCTTCGTTATTACTGTCATTTTCTGCTGTGATTTTGGTTGTTGTTGCTGTTGCTGTGATTATTTTTGGCTGGTATTACTGCTTGAGGCTCCATTTTGTCCATATTTATCTGCCTCTTTTCATGCTCAAGAGTTTTACCAAAAATTGCCTACTACTTGACATACAAGCATGATTCTTATTTTCtgagaaaattacaaaatttccataattgatgtcatctccactgttttatttttattaggctaaaaataattgtgattcaTAGAGTTAACTTTATCTTACTTTTcgtaaaattgatcaagtttaataCAAAGTGGCACTTAATATGTTTGCATGctaaaatatgttcatgactattatggtaattactgaaacttatttttgacacttgattattatttttctctaaagtcctcataaaaaagttattattaaaaTGTCGTTTAATGTTTCCGTAGTTATGAGTGTAGCTTAAAaacgtgactgactgagtaaccggggtagggtgcttgggttgtcatcctatttcgcgtcaaaagtttgtgtgacgtgttaggtaaaactccgtTAActggaattaatttttaagaacatgttaggctgagtaaccggggtggggtgcttggctgtcatctctcttcccgtcaaaaggttcgatgtgttcttaagaaaaaattataataaactaGGAGTCTGCtaggctgagtaaccggggtggggtgcttggctatcatctctcttcgcgtcaaaaggttcagtatattcctaaagtataaaaaaatataaataataaataaatcaaaatcaaaataaaaaatatataatttaaggactaaaggatgaaacaaatagggtgtcttggtaggtttcgtaatttacctaattttcattaaataattcaagttgattctaatttttatgtgtattaattggaaaactttttctgttttacttaaagcaagcttaggGTCTCTTTAACtttcatatgcattttgactgatttttataaaattttggagtGCTATTTCTTTTATGGTAGAATCTAACTTTCACAGtagataggaaccatacttgagggcaagcatgggctaagtagggggaatttgataacactctagaataacgtatttttatgtattaattatgtaattattctgagtatgatcctgctaatttgagctatttatgatcttttatctcatagggactaaatttgaggcaaaagcaaaattaagggccaaaagtgtgaatttagagataaaatgagccaatacgcaacacaaggaaaagttggtgccaaaagtgcaagcatagaggacacaagggttgaaatgcaaaaataagatattttattctatcagactattttaattatattaggataattaatattaagataattattaaggattatttaattttaggatttaattttatttatctttattcatcttcaattaaatgtatttaccTTTTgggaatttaagtaggattagactatctcccctggcactataaatagggggtgaagtgactcaaaagagAGGCATTTTTTTCTATAAACACTCTCTCTcaaaaagtctaggcttttgttcttctcatatttcctttcaataagatctccatttttattttatttattttcttttccaccacaaccatgagccactaaacccatctagccgaaggttgtcgatattccccaaaaagggttcttgaggcttagagtCTTACTTAGCCTCCTCGCCGAGATTCATCATTTTTCCAcactacggggctgacgcttccatccatgtcccttaagaagtaaaCTTTTCAAtgtatgcaaaggcggccgctttgtatgttttgggaaggttgcatagtcggttcgttagcttactgcgtcagaggttggtgagcccaagagacaaaatggcgtgtgattcgccattgagaagcgttgatctaacATAAAacgatcccacagaagcgattgttggctagagtcaggttccactaaatcgtaagtctaaatccttggagctggtggtcgtaggcgttctcttccactataactggcttattcggttcaggaaggatcatctaaaagccaaggattgaacccaaggcggaacgcgacaactggaggctggaacctcccataagaatttcctttctctcaactctatttttaatttctcgaattttcgattcaatattcttaattctgtttttattttatttttcgttttcaGATCCAAAcatttaattctgttattttcttttttttttcaggaacgtaggttttcttgggcaagattctgcCTGGGATTTTACGGAATAAgatattgtgcaaatccagtccctaaggatttgaccctacttcccttttactattctttttcattatttattagggataagatatttttggtgctttcaacgactgCATCATCGGGTTAATGTCCAATATAAGCACGTACCAAATATGTTAACTTTTATATTAGGCCtgattaagaaaaattaaaaattgacttGAATCGAGATATTTGGATGGTTTATAGAATGCAAATCGAAAAACTATGGTTACTAGAATCGAGCTGagttctatttttaattaattcataattagtttaaatttttataatatacaaataaatattttatatttaaaatagtgaaaataacttaaattttgtatataattttttccAGAACATACTAAATAagagttttcaatttttttatttactcgACTTTTTTctagaaatatatatgaaaaaaactttgaaattatatcataaatatgtttaaaagaaataaaacaaaatttatttattaaaataaatctaaaaacccaaaattcaaaattactataaaaaaactaaaaaccaaatcactattaaaaaaaatctaaaataaaaaattaacaaacccAACCCAACctatcatatcatataaaatatcaaactctagtataagaaaaaaaaacGGAGTAATTATCATCACAAATATTAGCAGCTTTGAAAACGAAAACACATACAGAGATATTAGCTCCCACACACATGACATTCTTATAGGAGTATGACTACAAGCTAGTAGTCAAAGGCTAGCAAAACTAGAATAAAATTAGGTAGTAATTAAGACAAgaaaaattcaattataatttgTTGGAAAAAGAAAGCAATAAAAAGGTTCAAGCAGGCAGCCAAGCAGTGGCAAATACAACATTATGTCCTTTCCAAGTAAGTACAAGatcatcttcttctttctttaaTCCCCATCCAGCTGCATGTTCATCAAGCATTGTTTTCACTTCCGAGATGGCCTCTTCACCGAAGCTAACCCCACGAAAACCCGCGTTTCTCATCCGCTGCACCCACCGGCTCTTTGGTTCTAGCCTCTCCACCCTTTGCAGCCCTTCATGAGCTATCACGTTCTCTATCTTCCAACATATGTCTGCCTCGTACCACTGTCTTTGCTTGCTCCCTTGTGGCAGAAACGTGTCCACCGTATCGTATGGTATCCATAGGTAATTGAAAGCAGCCCTTAGTCTACAAACCAAATTATTTGATGTAAAATCCGCATCCTCGTCTACTAGGACAACCACTGTTGGGTCCAGTCCCCGAAGCGCCTTCAGGAACATGGTTCGAAGAGATTGAGTGGACGATGGTTCGAACGAGTAAGGGTTTGAATTTACATTTGAAAGAGGAGACAATGTTTCTTCTGGTAAGTAGTGAAGCATCATGTGACAGTTTATGACTAGAGCCTCACCGCTTTCTGCATATACTAAATGTTGAACTCGAAGCTGGTCGATCAAAGAGGAGAATCCATCAGCGTAAGTTGAAGGAATCGCTCTGAATTCCAATACTACGTTGCGGGACCTAGCGAAGTTAATCAATTTGGAGCCTAGCTCTTCGTAGGAAAGGTCGAGCATTGGTGGAACATCTTCAGTTGCACCACCAGCAACCGTGAGTTTCACAAGTGGGGGTCCTTCCAGCCTACTAGCTATGGCATCAATTAATGTAGGGATTTGCATGCAATGCGTCAAGCTTAAATCAACTATGTGAATGACCGAATACCCTTCCACAGCTTCTAGTATCGCTGCATTTGCTGCGGTGAAACCGAAGCGATGCCACGGGGTTAAGTCCACGAAGCTAGCCAACTCGATGACGGAGAAAGTGTGGATATCTATAGAGAGGTTGCAGTGAGCGTTGGCCATTGCTGCAAGCATTTTGCAAGTGCCGCTTTTGGCTGCTCGGACAATGAGAGCTCGAAGGAAAGCACATGTTAAGCGCTGGTTGGAATCACCATCTGGTGGTGCAATGTTGTTGAGAACCCAAAGAATTTGCTGCGCTAGAGTAGCATCGTTGCTCTCAATAGCGTTTGCACAGTGCACTAGAAGTTGTTCCATGCAATTGGCATCACCAAAGCTGCCTAAGCCCTTTGAGGTAGGGAACCCAGGCCACGGACGAGCCCGATGGATTTGGTTTTTGTTCATTGTGGGGATTGAAAATGGAGGGATTTGGTGCAAGGGTGGGATTTCAGAGAATTGCATCATGGAGAGAGCaagagtgagagagagagagagagaatacaAAAAATTAAGAGAAGAGCAAATATGTATCAGACATCAGAAGCGAGCAGAAAGATAGAAAAAGACCAGACTAACAGTGGGTACCTTGTCATTGGGAAACGATCCACACAGCAAGGATGAAAAAGTGAATAGAAAACCCACCAATTTTATAGTACAGTTTGGGAGAATTCTGCAAATGAATCACTGAAAATTGACGGTTCAGCTTTTGTGAGAATCTTATTTTCTTCTAATAGAGGAAAACCTAAAGGGACCGCTCAAAGAGGAGTATACAAATAACTCCCATCCCCAAAAGGAACAACTTGGTTAAAGTCAAATCCGGCAAAAGAGACCATTCTTTCAACAAAGGATATCAGCCTTTTCCAGTTGCTAAACATAGGGGCTGCAATACTCCATACAGAGATTTACTGATTCAAAACCAACCTTTTTTCATGGCTACAAAAAGGGTCTAATTCTAACCCCCCTCAatataatcaaaagaaagaagagagatgGACGacagagaaaaaaagaaaaaagagagagactGTGTGAGAGGTAATTATAAAGAAAAGGAAGagggaaagggaaagggaaagggtGTGCTGGTGCTACTTCTGTTGGATTTTGGTAGCATGTGAGGATAGCCGGCCATGGGATTGTCTGTATGTGGGAGTTGGGATTTTGTCATGTAATGTGGAGTGGGGATTATAAGCCATTTAATCTTTGGCTCACTCTCTCATGCCCCGTATGACATTTAACTTTCTCATATCATGATGAAATCATTTTTATGCAGGTCTtcatgttctcttttttttttttttgcctcacATATATTTCTCTCAGATGTTTTCAACTGTTACCTAAAATCCGTTGATATTGTTTCATTTCTCCATCCAGGGGAAAATCCTACCCGTATAGTAAATTTTCTAACTTTGATAACCCTAGCACAACCCCTAGCATCTGGGTGGGATTCAATTGTAAGACAGGACAAAGTATGTATATACGTATATTACTCTGATTAGTGATTGAAGGATTCTATTGATATTTTGAATGTTTTTGTTGTGTGGGAGAATGTGGTAGGGTAGCAGTAAGGCGCCCCTCAAAAGACTCATGGCAGTCAAAATCATTGCATGTTCCTGATGAGACAAATTCAATAAAGGAATGGTCACTGTCTAACCCTAATGGCAATTGCTCCTCTGTTTCTCCTTTCTCTTGCTCATTTGCAGTGACAATCCAAGTTGTAGCTTGAAAAACTATGTAAATATGCACATAATGCCAAAAAAATTAGCAGAAAACAAATAAACTATGTAAATATACACATAATAAAACTCGGTTCTGTCAAACTAACAACTCAACTAGGCAAACTGATTAAACTAATAAGAACCATTACAACAGCAATGTAGAAAAGAAATTACAGTATCCCATGGATACaccatatatgcatgtatgtatgtacgtACAAGTTATGCAAGCGTAAGCACTagtttttattaagtttttagcAGGCCCACATATTTGAATACTGTCTAGGGTAATGCAAAAATATGC is part of the Gossypium hirsutum isolate 1008001.06 chromosome D11, Gossypium_hirsutum_v2.1, whole genome shotgun sequence genome and encodes:
- the LOC107913272 gene encoding scarecrow-like protein 32 isoform X2, whose protein sequence is MEQLLVHCANAIESNDATLAQQILWVLNNIAPPDGDSNQRLTCAFLRALIVRAAKSGTCKMLAAMANAHCNLSIDIHTFSVIELASFVDLTPWHRFGFTAANAAILEAVEGYSVIHIVDLSLTHCMQIPTLIDAIASRLEGPPLVKLTVAGGATEDVPPMLDLSYEELGSKLINFARSRNVVLEFRAIPSTYADGFSSLIDQLRVQHLVYAESGEALVINCHMMLHYLPEETLSPLSNVNSNPYSFEPSSTQSLRTMFLKALRGLDPTVVVLVDEDADFTSNNLVCRLRAAFNYLWIPYDTVDTFLPQGSKQRQWYEADICWKIENVIAHEGLQRVERLEPKSRWVQRMRNAGFRGVSFGEEAISEVKTMLDEHAAGWGLKKEEDDLVLTWKGHNVVFATAWLPA
- the LOC107913272 gene encoding scarecrow-like protein 32 isoform X1, translated to MMQFSEIPPLHQIPPFSIPTMNKNQIHRARPWPGFPTSKGLGSFGDANCMEQLLVHCANAIESNDATLAQQILWVLNNIAPPDGDSNQRLTCAFLRALIVRAAKSGTCKMLAAMANAHCNLSIDIHTFSVIELASFVDLTPWHRFGFTAANAAILEAVEGYSVIHIVDLSLTHCMQIPTLIDAIASRLEGPPLVKLTVAGGATEDVPPMLDLSYEELGSKLINFARSRNVVLEFRAIPSTYADGFSSLIDQLRVQHLVYAESGEALVINCHMMLHYLPEETLSPLSNVNSNPYSFEPSSTQSLRTMFLKALRGLDPTVVVLVDEDADFTSNNLVCRLRAAFNYLWIPYDTVDTFLPQGSKQRQWYEADICWKIENVIAHEGLQRVERLEPKSRWVQRMRNAGFRGVSFGEEAISEVKTMLDEHAAGWGLKKEEDDLVLTWKGHNVVFATAWLPA